GATGGTGATTATTACTGTTTGCCTAAATTGTTTGAACTTGAAATTCTTATGAGAAATAGATAGCATTCCAGGTGGACCAAGtgaaccttctcttttctttttttaaggggtTTTTAACACTGCTCTAATTCCCAGAGTCTGTACCTAACAGATCACACCTGGTCATCCTCAATTCTGTTGGAATGCCACACATTCTTATTTTAGGCCTGGAAAGAAGCTTGAGAATTTTTAATCTTACTTGATTGGTTTGAAATTGTAGTAActgaactaatttttttcttttatgtggtgCTTCATTGGCCCCCAGATGATTCTGGGCTTTTCAAGAGAAATTCTTCGCTTGAAGGAATTTCTGATGTAACACAGTGGGCAGGTGTATAGATACTGGCGCATTTGCTAAGCAAGgtcttagaaatattttgtttgcAAGAAGCATTTTCTCATTGAAACCTTAGAGAGGAAAGACTGTGCATCTGTGAGTAGAAAATTCGAGGCTGGTTTAGATCAGGTTGAAATACCCTTAAATGTTTATTCAGTATACCTTTAAGTGGTCAGGGTTtctgtgggggggaggggtttgaagattttatttatttatttgagacagagagagagagagagcgaggggtggggaggggcagaacgggagggggaagcagactcctggccgagtgtggaacccaatgcagggcttgatctcaggacctgtagatcatgacctgagctgaaggcagaagcctaactgactgagccacccagatgccccttaagtGCTCAGTTTTATGCTAGTTCTGTTAATATTGTACTAGATACTCTACTATTCGCtaagggggcaggaggggcagtaACATTAAGTGAACCTCTCCTACACGCACGGTACTAGTAAGAGATTTACATAAATCATGTAATTCTCACAATACGTCTTTGACTCAGGCTGTTCTTGTCAGCCTGTGAATGTCCTTTCCAGGGGTGACAAAACAGATacagagaggttaattaacttgccACAGGGCTAGTAAGGAATAGAGTTTAGTGCTAGGTTCAGAATCATGGTTTCCCTGACCTCAAAAGCCATGTTCTTTCCTCCGTCAAGTTATAGCCAGAAAGACACAATTCCGTTCCCCCCTGTTAtctagtaaggaaactgagggccCCCAGAAGGGTTGTGGCTTCAGACAGGGAGAAGAGACATCAGGTTCGTGGGACCCAAGAAGTCTTCCTGAAAGAGGTAGAAGCTGACCTAGATTTTTAAAGGATGGTGGAAGATAAGGTTCTTTTGCATTGAGTGCCTACTTGATTCATCATTGTGGGCTCCGTGCATAGATAATGTTATTTAATGCACAGCAATTCAGGATTGGAAATACTGGGTTCATGTCACATATGAGAAATGTGAAATCAGAATGTGATCCAAACTCCTGAAGCCTCTGTAGATAGTGAGTGCTAGAGCTAGGTGGATAGGATTTGGATTTTAACAAGTATACATGGAATGAGGATTGGCTTCCCTGGCAGAGGACAGCATGAGCAAAAACCTAAAGATCTGGAAACATGTGGCTTGTCCAGGGAGCGCAGAGGAGTCCAGCTGACCTGGGTTCGAGGAAAGGTGGAAAGGTGCTGGAAGGAATGTTTTGGAGCCAGAAGCATTAAAGGCCTAGTATGCCAGTGGGGCCACAGGTTACTAAACAGGCGAACAAAATGAAGACTTTGCCAGCAGTCTGGTGATGGACTGGAAGAGGAAACCAGTTAGGGTGTCAAAAGTCGCAAAGAGAcgtcagaaaaaagaaaaggaaaaaatgtagtCAGTGTTCTTCGACAGTTGCCCAAGGTATCTGCCTTGTTCCTGTGCTTTTGTAACCTCAAGGTATGCCCAGTGTGTGATTGAGGGAGGGGACACTGCTAGGTATCTCATGGGGGGACAGATTCCCAGATTGACTTCAGGGGCTCCTTAAACTAGTCAGAGACCTCCTAATGCAAGAATGCCTTCTGAGGCAACACCCTAGCCTTTGGtcctttcctgctttccttcccaaaCCGAGGTATTTTAGGTTGTCCGGGGTCTTCTGGACTCTTCCTTTCCCCGAGCCTCTAACGCTGCTGGGGTTTCCTGTGCCTTCCAATCATATTCCTAACCCTTGCCAGACTTCGTGTAGGGTTTTGATATGCCAGGGAACTCTGCACTCTCATTGGTTGGCATTATCAAATGAAAACTATTAATGTAAAATCAGTGCAGAGACAAGAGTCCTATAAGCAGGCCTCCCTATCTTCCAGTgcattccacacacacacacacacacacacacacacacacacacacagacttcaTCCTGCCTTTTTATAGGCTACACTTTCAGTTACCAGCCTTCATTCAAAGATAACCTGGTAACCATCCCATGGTCCTTAGAACTTTGGGAGTACAGGGGTTAACGTTTCCGTATCAGGGAGATTCATTCTGGCTGGACTTCGCAACTGATAGATGTTTTACTTTGGCCTTATAAAGACATTTTGCCCGCTGGAAACCCTTGTCGCATGACAGGATCAAAAATAGCCCAGCTGCAGCCCCTGCTGTCCATCACCACGTGTAAACTGCCTTGAGTGGAGGCTCTCTTGCCGCGTCTGCACATTGCGGACCCGGTGGCCTCCGGGGACCGGGTTTCATAAAGCCACACCTGTCGCTGTGAGTGAGTCAGTCACCTGACCTAGAGAAAAAAGTCTGGAGTGTGTATATGACCGTGCGTCTGGTTTCTGACAAGTAGCTAAGAACATCTCTAAGTGTCCTCAGAAACACTTGATGACGTCTTTTCTCCTGGCACTGGGAAAGATCTACAAGTCTAGTAAAATTGAGTGTATTTTTATCATTGGGGTCAAAGTTCACCACCCTCTGTGATAAATTCATCTTTTCCATGGGTGTTGGTTAATAAGGACTTTCTGTGAAACTCtgaaaaggcaaagcaaaaatctgtgttttcagAAATCTGAATGTGAAGTTTTCGGTCTTgagttctttaaaattctttaaaataaggatCGTTACTTGTTGCTTGTACTTCCTGTTAAGCTGGCTTTGCCAACAACCAGATGGCATTAGAGtgtcatatttttagaaatataggGGGTTCTGATGGAGATTGctttaaagaaagatgaaaataaatcagaTAGTCATGGTAGCGTTTAAAAGGGGCAGTAATGAATCGCAAGAGTGAGAATTGAAATgcatggtttttatttaaatacctcttgtggtttttattttaacaaaattaacttttaagTAAGGTCCTTGGAATGTGTCTTGTATGTGATCTCTGAATGTGTAATTTATAAAGGTATTTGATGTTGCTTCTTGAACTTTTACAGGATAATACAAAATACAATTGATATGTATTAAAAATCTGTGAGTAGGgcagatttaaaacaaacatgcTGATCTGCTTGTTGATTAGGAGGATATAACAAGAGTTAGtatttgtgcaaaaaaaaaaaatgtttccttactCATTTTGTTATGTAAACCTTTTAagtttatatgaattttagagcTATTCCTATTCCTACCTTTTCCCTCAACCTCATCATTTCCCCAAAACCCCTTCTGTCTGTCTTGCATAGAGATAAACAAGCTGGCTGACCTTCAGGTGCCTGATAGTCAAACAGGTTTGGTTGACCCTTGTGTCCTTACGAATtttatggagagaaagaaagaaaagaaaggcaaaaagcGTGCTGCACATCTCTTTGGGAATCACTGCCATGAATGTTAATAGCATTTCTGTAGCTTCCCACAACAGCCTCTTGTGATAGAGTGAGCTGCACTACAGTTCGTTTGAGAAGTGTGATTCTGCTGTGTTTACCACACTTGTGAACttttaaactccttttttttttttttttttgtcgccTGCTtcttttatcatcattatttttaataagggtGACTGAGGTTGCAGAGAGATTAATGTGTGCTGAGTCTGCCAAGCAATTTCAAGTAGGGTTGCCATGATAATAAACATACGGATTTTGTGggaaaatttatttcagttttgggaAATCggccaaccccctcccctctgcccccacccctccccgaaTTGAATGATCACAGATTACCTTTGGAGTCCTCTCCTATCCTATTCATcgctgagcattttttttttcctctttgctgcaCAGTTTTACGAACTCGCTGCAGAATTTTCCAAAAGTCTCAAAAATCAATTAAGCATGTATCTATCCACCACCTCTCCGGTGCGCAGCCCTCCCGAACCTGCAACCGGTTCGCCAAACTTCTGCTGAACGATCAGCGCCGGTGCTCTTGACCGATCCTAAATCCGACCTCCAGCAGGGAGGGGCACCCCCgtccccccaccatccccccaGTTTCTGTTCGCTCAGTTCCTTTCGGGGCGCCCCGCGAGGCCGGCTACCGCCGGAGCCCTCGGGCGGACCCCCGGGCCGGGAGATATTGTGGCAACCCTATGCTCGTAATAACCACTAAATTTGAGTCTGTCTGATCTCCGGACGCGCCGCGCTGCGGGCGGGAGGCCGGCGGCGCCTGACCCGCGGTCCCGTTCCTCCGCAGGATCCCCGCCCACTACGTGTACCCGCAGGCGTTCGTGCAGCCCGGCGTGGTCATCCCGCACGTGCAGCCcacggccgccgccgcctccaccACCCCGTACATCGACTACACGGGCGCCGCCTACGCCCAGTACTcggcggccgccgccgccgccgccgccgccgccgcctacGACCAGTACCCGTACGCCGCCTCCCCGGCCGCCGCCGGCTACGTCACCGCGGGGGGCTACGGCTACGCCGTGCAGCAGCCAATCACCGCCGCCGCCCCCGGgacggccgccgccgccgccgcggccgccgccgccgccgccgccttcgGCCAGTACCAGCCGCAGCAGCTGCAGACCGACCGCATGCAGTAGGGCGGCCCCGCGAGCGCGAGCGGGGCCGGCTCgtgtcccctccccgccccccgccccccaccgttGCCCGGTGTGTCGTAGGTGAGGCGAGGGAACGTCGACCTCACAGCTTTTCAGGAGGgactaaaaaaagcaaaaaaaaaaaaaaagcaaagctatgCTCTCGTGAAGcagaattcttcttcttcttcttctttttttttatactcCAGTAGTGTCgtagatgagagagagaggggagtgggcGCCGTTTTGGAAATCGATCCCAAAGAGAGCCTGAGTCGAGGAAAGTGGGAGGAAACCGTGGAACTTCACTTTGAACAcggggtttttattttttgctctttttatagTATCAGGGAAGCAAACTGCCTTTTACAAGTTAGGGGATGCTCTTTGAATCTAGTCGAACCAGGGAATACAGAGCGAGCAATATGTAGCTTGAATGACTTTAAAAGcagatttaaaacacacacatacatacacacacacacacaatggtgaAAGCACTGATTGTCATTTTTTTAGCAGTCACTACGGCCTCTAGAACTTTTTCAGGTAAGAAGATCACGTTCttactctctcaaaaaaaaaaaaaaatgggcatcgAACAATCAAGCTGGGAGCGTGGCAGTGGGTGAAGCGGTGGACAGGCACCAAAGCGATTTTCTCATCTCTCCTGCGGATGAGCGGGACTGTGGAGCAAGTGATGTGGAATTAATGGGTGCAGCAGCTGTACAGACAATCAATAACACACACAGTTCTGGAAAGAACACATCACTTGTGCTTGTTTGATGAGCTTGTCACATTCTaatccctctccccatcctgtttcaattttgggaAACTTGTATCTGCTGGTGTCAGCAGTTCTGATTCTGAACTAGGATCAGGCTTTTACTACAACAGCCTTCTCTTTCTATTGATTGTGTTGACTCGTGGCTTACGATTAAAGGCAGGCAAAGTTTGCAGACTCTAAACCCTTAAGAACTGTCTTAAGGACGTTTAtcccccccctccctttttaaataattttacactTTTTAGTATCTATTTCAGAgtcatatttaaaactatttattagTGAACACAGTACACGAGACAACAAGGTGACTGAGATTACAGTTCTTCAAAGGTTAACGATAATGTGGTTTATACTGTGCCTTAATAGTAATGctatttaagatatttatttttaagttttactatgcTGCACTCTAAAGAAAGGAACTTTAGATGTGACACTGTAAAATTATGTATTCATCTCATGGCATAAATTATTTAGTAGGTCTAGATGTAGCATATTAAATATTAACCTATCCAATGAAAGATGTTGACTtggatttatttaaattcatatgTGCACTGTATAAGAGAATACTCTTACattaacacattttaatttatttttgtttttaggttttgtttttttttaaacgagAGATACTGCTAGTTTCATGCTTCCTTCTCTAAGTTTTGCTCGTGTAGATCTCATTTATTGGTATTTCATTAGCGTGACACTATTCTTACGTAGTTTGTGCAGTTTTAAAATGctgctttacttttttcttccgAAACTGCaatatttgcaatttttattcttaaactaAATTGAATACTATTTTACACTGTATTGGATTTTTATACTTGAACAATTTCATACAAGGGAAGACAGGTTAGAATTTTTATGGACTTTCTCCATTATCACTGGATTTACTTTAAGTATTCCCGTACTAGACAGTGTTATGTAACGTAGACATGACTCTCCTGtgcaaattatttattcattgtgtATATTGCTTTATAACATTTCAGATCTTCTAATCTATTCActtgtattaaatataatttttaaaaacttctgttgcattgattgtttctaattttgtCGTAAGGGTAGGACGATTTCTCCTTTTAATGACCATGATTTACATGTAACATTTTGGGTGAGCAGAAAGCCTCCCAGATGCCCTGTTTTTATAccttttaagtaaattttattaaCCCAGCATCTTTCTTACATTCAACAAATGATCTAGGTCCTCTTCCAACAGTGAACCCTAAAGGACTATTCATGTCACTGGAAATCGCTTAACTAACGGTCGCTCAGAAGAGTGGGCTGCAGAGGGGGCCAGTCCATCCGAAGCTGGAGTTGGGTAAACTGAGGTTTGGTGTTAGAGTCCACCACTTGCCGGCAATACGAATGGAGTAGGTTGATTTTTGTTATCCAGCTTTGGGGTGAGGTTTTCACTGATTTCTATAATATTGGGACAGTAATCCTGGTCTCACATGGttatttagatattaaaataCATCAACGACTTGGCCCAAAGCCAAATACGGAGTCAGCTCTTGAAATGATCACTGGTGGTACTCATCATACCCTACAGTAAAAGCTAATCAAAAAGGAAGTCACCTTTTggaatgtgttcatt
The sequence above is drawn from the Mustela nigripes isolate SB6536 chromosome 5, MUSNIG.SB6536, whole genome shotgun sequence genome and encodes:
- the RBM24 gene encoding RNA-binding protein 24 isoform X1 — protein: MHTTQKDTTYTKIFVGGLPYHTTDASLRKYFEVFGEIEEAVVITDRQTGKSRGYGFVTMADRAAAERACKDPNPIIDGRKANVNLAYLGAKPRIMQPGFAFGVQQLHPALIQRPFGIPAHYVYPQAFVQPGVVIPHVQPTAAAASTTPYIDYTGAAYAQYSAAAAAAAAAAAYDQYPYAASPAAAGYVTAGGYGYAVQQPITAAAPGTAAAAAAAAAAAAAFGQYQPQQLQTDRMQ
- the RBM24 gene encoding RNA-binding protein 24 isoform X2, with translation MADRAAAERACKDPNPIIDGRKANVNLAYLGAKPRIMQPGFAFGVQQLHPALIQRPFGIPAHYVYPQAFVQPGVVIPHVQPTAAAASTTPYIDYTGAAYAQYSAAAAAAAAAAAYDQYPYAASPAAAGYVTAGGYGYAVQQPITAAAPGTAAAAAAAAAAAAAFGQYQPQQLQTDRMQ